From the Burkholderia ubonensis genome, one window contains:
- a CDS encoding cyclic peptide export ABC transporter, with the protein MTAAHEPSSPPSLDASPGRPAARLILALLRESRAALALALVACVLNGVASVLLVATLNRALAQPVAADAALAWRFALCAVVALVTRIVSGVLFARLSQDTMARLRAHLARRVGAAELRDVERIGAAPVQSVLTDDATNVSMLFFALPNLVMHGSIVFGCLGYLAWLSWPVCVLALTAIVAGSLGYHTGDRRAIASLEAAGRAQDKLFGYLGALFSGAKELKLHDARARQFVDGQLGAAIGEVRDHRRRAFSAYAVGVGWIIFLFYAFLGAAAFWPQLGVHADPGATAGYVVVFLFMLVPLDGLLNNLPTVNAARVSLARIEDVMAEFGALRTAPPASDAPAAAVSAIAPAGAVTLRGVTHSYFHERDERMFRIGPIDLTLKPGELVFIVGGNGSGKTTLAKVLTGLYEPEEGAIEVDGRPVGWRERAAYRQRFSAVFNDFHLFDALLGIVDPDDPARAQADARANALVAKLALDHKVKVVDGAFSTRALSTGQRKRLALVVAYLEDRPFYLFDEWAADQDPTFKAVFYEQLLPELRARGKAVVVITHDDRYFDLADRVLKLDNGRIVSDTAPARARDGANALSA; encoded by the coding sequence ATGACCGCCGCCCACGAGCCCTCTTCCCCGCCGTCCCTCGACGCCTCCCCCGGCCGCCCCGCCGCGCGCCTGATCCTCGCGCTGCTGCGCGAAAGCCGCGCCGCGCTCGCGCTCGCGCTCGTCGCCTGCGTGCTGAACGGCGTCGCGAGCGTGCTGCTCGTCGCGACGCTGAACCGCGCGCTCGCGCAGCCGGTCGCGGCCGACGCCGCGCTCGCGTGGCGCTTCGCGCTGTGCGCGGTGGTCGCGCTCGTCACGCGGATCGTGTCGGGCGTGCTGTTCGCGCGGCTGTCGCAGGACACGATGGCGCGGCTGCGCGCGCATCTCGCGCGCCGCGTCGGAGCTGCCGAGCTGCGCGACGTCGAGCGCATCGGCGCGGCGCCCGTGCAGTCGGTGCTGACCGACGACGCGACCAACGTGTCGATGCTGTTCTTCGCGCTGCCGAACCTCGTGATGCACGGCTCGATCGTGTTCGGCTGCCTCGGCTATCTCGCGTGGCTGTCGTGGCCCGTGTGCGTGCTCGCGCTCACGGCGATCGTCGCGGGCTCGCTCGGCTATCACACCGGCGACCGCCGCGCGATCGCGTCGCTCGAAGCGGCCGGCCGCGCACAGGACAAGCTGTTCGGCTATCTCGGCGCGCTGTTCTCCGGCGCGAAGGAATTGAAGCTGCATGACGCGCGCGCGCGCCAGTTCGTCGACGGCCAGTTGGGCGCGGCGATCGGCGAGGTGCGCGACCACCGCCGCCGCGCGTTCAGCGCGTATGCGGTCGGCGTCGGCTGGATCATCTTCCTGTTCTATGCGTTCCTCGGCGCGGCCGCGTTCTGGCCGCAGCTCGGCGTGCACGCGGACCCGGGCGCGACGGCCGGCTACGTCGTCGTGTTCCTGTTCATGCTGGTGCCGCTCGACGGCCTGCTGAACAACCTGCCCACCGTCAACGCGGCGCGCGTGTCGCTCGCGCGCATCGAGGACGTGATGGCCGAATTCGGCGCGCTGCGCACCGCGCCGCCCGCGAGCGACGCGCCGGCGGCCGCCGTGTCCGCCATCGCGCCCGCCGGCGCGGTCACGCTGCGCGGCGTCACGCATTCGTATTTCCACGAGCGCGACGAGCGGATGTTCCGCATCGGGCCGATCGACCTGACGCTGAAGCCCGGCGAGCTCGTATTCATCGTCGGCGGCAACGGCAGCGGCAAGACCACGCTCGCGAAGGTGCTCACGGGCCTCTACGAACCCGAGGAAGGCGCGATCGAGGTCGACGGCCGGCCGGTCGGCTGGCGCGAGCGCGCCGCGTACCGGCAGCGCTTCAGCGCGGTGTTCAACGATTTCCACCTGTTCGATGCGCTGCTCGGCATCGTCGACCCGGACGATCCGGCGCGCGCGCAGGCCGACGCGCGCGCGAACGCGCTGGTCGCGAAGCTCGCGCTCGACCACAAGGTGAAGGTCGTCGACGGCGCGTTCTCGACCCGCGCGCTGTCCACCGGGCAGCGCAAGCGGCTCGCGCTCGTCGTCGCGTATCTGGAAGACCGGCCGTTCTACCTGTTCGACGAATGGGCCGCCGACCAGGACCCGACGTTCAAGGCGGTGTTCTACGAACAACTGCTGCCCGAGCTGCGCGCGCGCGGCAAGGCGGTGGTCGTGATCACGCACGACGACCGCTACTTCGATCTCGCCGACCGCGTGCTGAAGCTCGACAACGGGCGGATCGTCAGCGATACGGCGCCCGCGCGAGCGCGCGACGGCGCGAACGCGCTGAGTGCGTGA